The following are from one region of the Mycolicibacterium diernhoferi genome:
- a CDS encoding MOSC domain-containing protein → MQIVAIHIAPGRKVPTRSVPTVDAEAGKGLVGDRYHGAKHRHVTVQSRELLDRAASDLGHPIDPGATRRNITVDTGEIPTRPGDRIRIGDVELEAVRIAAPCRLLDDWIAPGAARAMHMRSGTVFRILTSGPISVGDEVELPALG, encoded by the coding sequence GTGCAGATCGTCGCCATCCACATCGCGCCCGGACGTAAGGTGCCGACGCGTTCGGTGCCCACCGTGGACGCCGAGGCCGGCAAGGGGCTCGTCGGCGACCGGTACCACGGCGCCAAGCACCGCCACGTCACCGTGCAATCGCGCGAACTCCTGGACCGGGCGGCGTCCGATCTCGGCCATCCCATCGACCCCGGTGCCACCCGGCGCAACATCACCGTCGACACCGGTGAGATCCCCACCCGACCGGGGGACCGCATACGCATCGGCGACGTCGAACTGGAAGCGGTACGGATCGCAGCACCGTGCCGACTGTTGGACGACTGGATCGCACCCGGAGCGGCCAGGGCAATGCACATGCGCAGCGGAACCGTCTTCCGGATTCTGACCTCCGGACCGATCTCGGTCGGCGACGAGGTCGAGCTGCCGGCTCTCGGCTGA
- a CDS encoding cytochrome P450, translating into MTMNSTAPNVLDAGLPTLSYGLTASPLDILDDVRAAQARAPIAIGPLGPEILSYELARDFLRDERFRLPPGITLAAQGITSGPLYDKMANSLLGLNGAPHTRLRKLVSKAFTPRATACLQDTIREVMNELIDRVLDAGRCDVVTAIARPYPTPIMCALIGAPREDWRLFADWTEEVFQALNFQPDVNFDESAIMRAWNELDAYVDDMVTTRRVNLTGDLLSELIRAESDGDRLTLDELRMLVAGFLMAGTDTTRNQLAASVQVLCEHPDQWRKLRDHPELAMQAVEESMRHSPAASIVPRAATEDVEFGGYLFPARTFVLANTFAANRDPAIYADADRFDIARTDHLPPILTFGGGAHYCLGANLARRELAEALLVLTRRLDAPRRVGPAPWKSLLGMTGPTTLPIEFTGASLESAHA; encoded by the coding sequence ATGACCATGAACTCCACCGCACCCAACGTCCTCGACGCCGGGCTGCCCACACTCAGCTACGGACTCACCGCCTCCCCGCTCGACATCCTCGACGATGTCCGGGCGGCGCAGGCCCGCGCACCCATTGCCATCGGGCCCCTCGGCCCGGAGATCCTGTCCTATGAACTGGCCCGGGACTTCCTGCGCGACGAGCGATTCCGCCTACCACCGGGCATCACGCTGGCTGCGCAGGGCATCACCTCAGGTCCGCTGTACGACAAGATGGCGAACAGCCTGCTGGGCTTGAACGGTGCGCCCCACACCCGGCTGCGCAAGCTGGTCTCCAAGGCCTTCACGCCACGTGCCACCGCATGCCTGCAGGACACCATCCGCGAGGTGATGAACGAACTGATCGATCGCGTGCTGGACGCCGGCCGCTGCGACGTCGTGACGGCTATCGCCCGCCCCTACCCCACCCCCATCATGTGCGCCCTGATCGGGGCGCCCCGCGAGGACTGGCGGCTGTTCGCGGACTGGACGGAAGAGGTATTCCAGGCGCTCAACTTCCAGCCGGACGTCAACTTCGACGAGTCCGCGATCATGCGGGCATGGAACGAACTCGACGCCTACGTGGACGACATGGTGACCACCCGTCGTGTGAACCTCACCGGCGACCTGCTCTCCGAACTCATCCGCGCCGAAAGCGACGGCGATCGACTGACTCTCGACGAACTGCGCATGTTGGTGGCCGGCTTCCTGATGGCCGGAACCGATACCACACGCAACCAACTTGCCGCATCGGTGCAGGTGCTCTGCGAGCACCCGGACCAGTGGAGGAAGCTGCGCGACCATCCCGAGCTCGCGATGCAGGCCGTCGAGGAGAGCATGCGCCACTCGCCGGCGGCCAGTATCGTGCCGCGGGCCGCGACCGAGGACGTCGAGTTCGGCGGCTACCTGTTCCCGGCCAGAACCTTCGTCCTGGCGAACACCTTTGCCGCGAACCGCGACCCTGCTATCTACGCCGACGCCGACCGCTTCGACATCGCACGCACCGACCACCTGCCCCCGATTCTGACCTTCGGCGGTGGAGCCCACTACTGCCTCGGAGCCAATCTCGCGCGCCGCGAACTGGCCGAAGCCCTGCTGGTCCTCACCCGCCGACTGGACGCGCCCCGGCGCGTCGGTCCGGCACCCTGGAAATCTCTGCTCGGAATGACCGGACCGACAACACTTCCCATCGAATTCACCGGTGCCAGCCTGGAGTCGGCGCATGCGTAG
- a CDS encoding alpha/beta fold hydrolase, whose translation MAAGCSHSEGATQPVGAGEMTDTGASYVSSPCPTLMLPGEQEFTLGSDVVCGTLTVPENRSQPNGRTITLAIATLPAQSPEPDPEPMVYVNGGPGGSILPFGEQLRELGINRDRDVILVSQRGTLHADPQLTCPEFDEVTAEATGTSRLDPALAARSVDAVRECHDRFTADGIDLSAFNTIENAADFADLRRAMGIESWHVYGVSYGTDVVLQMMRDHPEGISSVVLDSVVPPQKNLLTNLWSSSAGGLNALFDACAAQPRCAAAYPGLAVEFSATVRRLAEDPLVVDLPATPDRAAQTVVLDGYKLANVAVLASMDPERYPGLPQLIHATARGEGRALAESLAQGMQVPDTYSHGLKLGVICGEFAPFTTREDIAAAGRAAFPGFPAAVLELQPQFGRPMDDCEVWDVSASDARFAEPVRSELSVLVMAGTFDAITQVSLADVVAETLPNSTVVRFPAIGHDVFEESECGREVMASFLRDPESVAVECVAQMTIPEFTS comes from the coding sequence GTGGCGGCCGGGTGTTCGCACTCCGAGGGAGCGACGCAGCCGGTCGGCGCCGGCGAGATGACGGACACCGGTGCGTCATACGTATCCTCGCCGTGTCCGACACTGATGTTGCCGGGGGAGCAGGAATTCACGCTGGGCTCCGATGTTGTGTGCGGCACTCTGACCGTTCCGGAGAATCGGTCCCAACCGAATGGCCGGACGATCACACTCGCCATCGCGACGCTGCCGGCCCAGTCGCCGGAACCCGATCCGGAACCGATGGTCTACGTCAACGGCGGTCCGGGCGGTTCCATCCTGCCGTTCGGTGAACAGCTGCGGGAGTTGGGAATCAATCGCGACCGTGACGTGATCTTGGTCAGCCAGCGCGGCACCCTGCACGCCGACCCACAGTTGACATGTCCAGAGTTCGATGAGGTCACAGCAGAAGCGACGGGAACGTCGCGGCTGGATCCCGCGTTGGCTGCACGAAGTGTGGACGCAGTCCGCGAGTGCCACGACCGGTTCACGGCCGACGGGATCGACCTTTCTGCTTTCAACACCATCGAGAATGCCGCGGATTTCGCGGACCTGAGGCGAGCCATGGGCATCGAGTCCTGGCATGTGTACGGCGTCTCCTACGGCACCGATGTGGTGCTGCAAATGATGCGTGACCATCCCGAGGGCATCAGCAGCGTCGTCCTCGACTCCGTTGTCCCGCCGCAGAAAAACCTGCTCACTAACCTCTGGAGCAGCTCCGCCGGTGGTCTCAACGCCCTGTTCGACGCGTGTGCCGCGCAACCGCGTTGCGCAGCAGCCTATCCCGGCCTCGCCGTTGAGTTCTCGGCCACGGTGCGCCGACTGGCAGAAGACCCGCTGGTGGTTGATCTCCCGGCAACACCTGACCGAGCGGCCCAGACCGTCGTGCTCGATGGGTACAAGCTGGCCAATGTCGCGGTGCTCGCGAGCATGGATCCCGAGCGCTACCCGGGGCTACCGCAACTGATCCACGCGACGGCGCGCGGAGAGGGACGTGCTCTCGCCGAGTCGTTGGCGCAAGGGATGCAGGTCCCGGACACCTACAGCCACGGTCTCAAGCTCGGCGTCATCTGCGGTGAGTTCGCGCCCTTCACCACGCGGGAGGACATCGCGGCTGCGGGGCGTGCGGCATTCCCGGGTTTTCCAGCGGCGGTGCTGGAACTACAACCGCAGTTCGGTCGTCCGATGGATGACTGCGAGGTGTGGGATGTCAGCGCAAGTGACGCGAGGTTCGCCGAACCGGTCCGCAGCGAGCTGTCGGTGCTCGTGATGGCCGGCACCTTCGACGCGATCACGCAGGTCAGTCTCGCCGATGTCGTCGCCGAGACCCTGCCGAACAGTACTGTGGTGCGTTTCCCGGCGATCGGCCACGACGTTTTCGAGGAGTCGGAGTGTGGTCGTGAGGTGATGGCTTCGTTCTTGCGGGATCCGGAGTCGGTCGCCGTGGAATGCGTTGCCCAGATGACCATTCCAGAGTTCACCAGCTGA
- a CDS encoding SRPBCC domain-containing protein has product MNPDLDLSIHRIIRAPRKAVWEAWTDPANLAQWWIPSPMLCRVERLEVRPGGAFVTQLSDDDGLTFVPHMDACFLVVDEFERMVLTNAVDSTWRPASPAPIAMTADVSMRDHAEGTDYRIVARHADPAARDKHAELGFAEGWGTVADQLASFAAARTDQT; this is encoded by the coding sequence ATGAACCCCGATCTGGACCTCAGCATCCACCGCATCATCCGCGCGCCCCGCAAGGCGGTATGGGAAGCCTGGACCGACCCCGCGAACCTGGCGCAGTGGTGGATACCGTCACCGATGCTGTGCCGCGTCGAACGTTTGGAGGTCCGCCCGGGTGGCGCGTTCGTGACCCAGTTGAGCGACGACGACGGCCTCACCTTCGTCCCGCATATGGACGCGTGCTTCCTGGTGGTCGATGAGTTCGAGCGGATGGTGCTCACCAACGCCGTCGACAGCACCTGGCGTCCGGCGTCCCCGGCGCCGATCGCGATGACGGCCGACGTGAGCATGCGCGATCACGCCGAGGGCACCGACTACCGCATCGTCGCGCGGCACGCCGATCCCGCCGCCCGGGACAAGCATGCCGAGCTCGGTTTCGCCGAAGGCTGGGGCACCGTGGCCGACCAACTCGCAAGCTTCGCGGCAGCACGAACTGACCAAACGTGA
- a CDS encoding ArsR/SmtB family transcription factor, producing the protein MAQHSAELDEVFQALADPTRRAVIHQLGRGPASVGDLAHEATMTLPSFMKHVRMLESTGLIHTAKVGRVRTCNLNRDRLAIVEDWLAQQRRIWLERTDRLEQFVTNPKE; encoded by the coding sequence GTGGCACAGCATTCAGCCGAGCTCGATGAGGTCTTCCAGGCGTTGGCGGACCCGACCAGGCGCGCGGTGATCCATCAGCTCGGCCGTGGGCCGGCGAGCGTCGGAGATCTGGCCCACGAGGCCACGATGACACTCCCCTCGTTCATGAAGCACGTGCGGATGCTCGAGTCGACCGGCCTGATCCACACCGCGAAGGTCGGCCGGGTACGGACCTGCAACCTCAACCGCGATCGGCTCGCGATCGTCGAGGACTGGCTGGCTCAGCAGCGCCGCATCTGGCTGGAACGCACCGATCGCCTGGAGCAGTTCGTCACCAACCCCAAGGAGTAA
- a CDS encoding sulfotransferase family protein produces MTRWYPPARTPAAQRVYRKAEDDRAVHPDKYRLGLDAVDLVIDRASRGHGSAVFGEPSDWKPGLTQYLESAAEDGRLNALGARNAHGTAVGRLRARSAIDTYLREHPHTVQRPLTPPIVITGGWRTGTTFLFRLLGRDPRLRVPLPAELGVPWLLAGDLNPRQRAERMTAATAGHHLLHVLNPTMAAVHDSGPDLAEECVLAMGTTLHNWGFTATTRLDGYARWLAGESFAAEYLQHRRILQILDAGDGRRWVLKAPAHTAELEHLIAAYPGACVIQLHRDIVETVASGTSLFATYRSTYSDDVDGHDVGRFQTAQTELWLRRAVEARKSAAAHTVTWLDVHYSDLVADPDAILHRIYAAVDLEVPDTVAMLSDHHRALPRDGKGKHRYEAADFGIDPDELRERMRFYTDAVPASAR; encoded by the coding sequence ATGACGCGGTGGTATCCGCCGGCCCGGACCCCCGCGGCCCAGCGGGTCTACCGGAAGGCCGAAGACGACCGGGCGGTCCATCCCGACAAGTACCGATTGGGTTTGGACGCCGTCGATCTGGTGATCGACCGGGCCTCCCGCGGCCACGGCTCCGCCGTCTTCGGTGAGCCGTCGGACTGGAAGCCGGGGCTGACGCAGTATCTGGAGTCGGCGGCCGAGGACGGCCGACTCAATGCGTTGGGCGCCAGGAACGCGCACGGCACCGCGGTCGGACGACTGCGTGCCCGCTCCGCGATCGACACCTACCTGCGCGAGCATCCCCACACCGTGCAGCGGCCCCTGACGCCGCCGATCGTCATCACCGGCGGATGGCGCACCGGCACCACCTTCCTGTTCCGGCTGCTGGGGCGCGACCCCCGGTTGCGGGTACCGCTGCCCGCCGAACTGGGTGTGCCATGGCTTTTGGCCGGCGACCTGAACCCGCGGCAGCGTGCGGAACGGATGACGGCCGCCACGGCCGGGCATCATCTGCTGCACGTGCTCAACCCGACCATGGCTGCGGTGCACGATTCCGGACCGGATCTGGCCGAGGAATGCGTGCTGGCGATGGGCACGACCCTGCACAACTGGGGATTCACCGCCACCACCCGGCTCGACGGTTATGCCCGCTGGTTGGCCGGGGAATCCTTTGCCGCGGAATACCTTCAGCATCGGCGCATCCTGCAGATCCTCGACGCCGGTGACGGCCGGCGGTGGGTGCTCAAGGCGCCGGCACACACCGCCGAGCTTGAGCACCTGATCGCGGCGTATCCGGGCGCCTGTGTGATCCAACTGCACCGCGACATCGTCGAGACGGTGGCTTCAGGGACCAGCCTGTTCGCGACCTACCGATCGACCTACAGCGACGACGTCGACGGTCACGATGTGGGACGGTTCCAGACCGCGCAGACCGAGCTGTGGCTGCGCCGCGCGGTGGAGGCCAGGAAATCCGCAGCGGCACATACCGTTACGTGGCTTGATGTGCACTACTCGGATCTGGTGGCCGATCCCGACGCGATCCTGCACCGGATCTACGCCGCCGTCGACCTGGAGGTCCCCGACACGGTGGCGATGCTCAGCGATCACCACCGCGCACTGCCTCGCGACGGGAAGGGGAAACACCGTTACGAGGCCGCCGACTTCGGCATCGACCCCGACGAGCTACGGGAACGCATGCGCTTCTACACCGATGCGGTGCCGGCGTCGGCTCGCTAG
- a CDS encoding DUF1214 domain-containing protein: MSRPAEQSRPEVDAWHGFVDALRAAGEQVVADTADLSRAEQADGLRALLRSVANHLSRSEVDRDRPDLVPFNDWRQKFLMDNPDFRYWVADIHAGGQYRIRGNRGDAAYVSITVYAGAGGTEAQATARIDSESLTFDESGTYEIALGGDRPATGYWLDLPAGATVVWVRHFHNDVHRDTIGWCGIEPVAEPPVPAPIDPDRFSRQLTRLATATSYLPQIWAAATAADLAQPNQVRRWEEMRGGAVYTEPGIHYLRGGWQLAPGEALLIEGELVDCRYWNILAYSRFLNSLDHRHRRVSYTGATATIADNRYRFVLAAERAGETDADWIDTEGRPEGIIVMRFLQPEHPPQLPTVTRMALRDITGAR; encoded by the coding sequence ATGTCAAGGCCCGCGGAGCAGTCGCGCCCCGAGGTCGACGCGTGGCATGGATTCGTCGACGCTCTGCGGGCGGCGGGGGAGCAGGTTGTCGCCGACACCGCGGATTTGTCCCGGGCCGAGCAGGCGGACGGTCTTCGGGCGTTGTTGAGGTCGGTGGCGAATCACCTGAGCCGGTCCGAGGTGGACCGCGACAGACCAGACTTGGTCCCGTTCAACGACTGGCGCCAGAAGTTTCTGATGGACAACCCGGACTTCCGCTACTGGGTCGCTGACATCCACGCAGGCGGGCAATACCGGATCCGCGGCAACCGCGGCGATGCCGCCTACGTGTCGATCACGGTGTATGCCGGTGCCGGCGGCACCGAAGCCCAGGCCACCGCCCGGATCGATAGCGAATCCTTGACTTTCGACGAATCCGGTACCTATGAGATCGCCCTCGGCGGGGATCGGCCGGCGACCGGCTACTGGCTGGACCTGCCGGCCGGCGCCACCGTGGTGTGGGTCCGGCATTTTCACAATGACGTGCACCGCGACACGATCGGGTGGTGCGGCATCGAGCCGGTGGCCGAACCGCCCGTACCCGCACCGATCGACCCGGACCGGTTCTCCCGTCAGCTGACCAGATTGGCGACGGCAACAAGCTATCTGCCCCAGATCTGGGCAGCTGCCACGGCGGCGGACCTGGCACAGCCCAACCAGGTCCGGCGCTGGGAGGAGATGCGCGGCGGCGCTGTCTACACCGAGCCCGGAATTCACTACCTGCGCGGCGGATGGCAGCTGGCACCGGGCGAGGCGCTGCTGATCGAAGGTGAGCTGGTGGACTGCCGCTATTGGAACATCTTGGCCTACAGTAGATTTCTCAACTCCCTCGACCACCGGCACCGCCGGGTCTCCTACACGGGGGCCACCGCCACCATCGCCGACAATCGGTACCGGTTCGTGCTGGCCGCCGAGCGCGCGGGGGAGACCGACGCCGACTGGATCGACACCGAGGGCCGCCCGGAGGGCATCATCGTGATGCGCTTCCTGCAGCCCGAGCACCCACCGCAGCTGCCCACCGTCACCCGTATGGCGCTCCGTGACATCACAGGAGCGCGATGA
- a CDS encoding TetR/AcrR family transcriptional regulator — MRSRGWAGSTPSSDEEAIARILDAVDEVVTEHGAAIRLADVARRLGVTRQTVYRYFPNADALLIASAMRAVDGFIDQVVDQVSGVHDPVVAVVESVCFAIETLTGDPQLERLLAQRQEGEAVTSLSSDTAKSFCLTFFGRLDVDWPLHCFDGTALGDLTEMTLRTLQSLLTDPGGPARDGAELRRFVTRWLGPAILYPRMASLSNIGAPTTTIAG, encoded by the coding sequence ATGCGTAGTCGCGGGTGGGCGGGTTCGACACCGTCCTCCGACGAAGAGGCCATCGCCCGAATACTGGACGCGGTGGACGAAGTGGTCACCGAACACGGAGCCGCGATACGGCTGGCCGACGTCGCCCGCCGGCTCGGCGTCACCCGCCAGACCGTATACCGTTACTTCCCCAACGCCGACGCACTGCTCATCGCCAGCGCGATGCGCGCGGTCGACGGATTCATCGATCAGGTCGTGGACCAGGTAAGCGGCGTCCACGACCCCGTCGTCGCGGTGGTCGAGAGTGTGTGCTTCGCCATCGAGACCCTGACGGGCGATCCCCAACTGGAGCGTCTGCTGGCCCAACGACAGGAGGGCGAAGCGGTCACCTCGCTGAGCTCCGACACCGCAAAGTCGTTCTGCCTGACCTTCTTCGGCCGTCTCGACGTGGACTGGCCGCTGCACTGCTTCGACGGCACCGCGCTCGGTGATCTCACCGAGATGACCCTTCGCACACTGCAATCCCTGTTGACCGACCCCGGAGGGCCGGCCCGGGACGGCGCCGAACTACGCCGGTTCGTCACCCGGTGGCTCGGACCGGCGATCCTGTATCCGCGGATGGCATCGCTGTCGAACATCGGGGCGCCGACCACGACGATCGCAGGATGA